Genomic segment of Brachyhypopomus gauderio isolate BG-103 chromosome 10, BGAUD_0.2, whole genome shotgun sequence:
gaggagaaagAGTCATCAATATGTATTCCCCCTGCTCCCACCTTTGCCATTAAAGTTTAAAAATGCAGATGTGTGATTAAACCTGACAGGAAGGGAGAGCGGATGAGTTACACAGAATTCTCAATGGAGCTGCAACAAAACCCCCTACGTTTAGCCACAGATACCAGTGGGTTGGCCAGACTGTGTGAGAAAGAGCCTCAAAAATTGTTCGTGGAAAACTGCTTTCCCATAATTCCTTCTATTTTGTGGGGTTATTCATCATTTACACATTAGATCATCTTCAGTCCTAGAAGGGGGTGAGAAATAAgcttgtgtgtgtaagaaaggAGTAGACAAGGACAAGGAAACAATGGCTGTATGTTGTAGTAAGGCTCTTCTTCTGAGCAAGGTTCATTTTCTTGTGATCTGTAAAAGATTTGGGGCACTTGGGTGGTCTCTACAGAATACAGAATTTAGTGCAATTATTGAGGGCTGATGGCAACTgcagtatatatgtgcatgtgagacactgtgtgtgtgtgtgtgtgtgtgtgtgtgtgtgtgtgtgtgtgtgtgtgtgtgtgtgtgtgtgtgtgtgagtgagagaaagagagagaaatagagagagagagagagagagagagagagcgagcgcaCAATGGTCTCAGTGTTCCTCACTAATGAGGTCCAAAAGATAGGAAgctaaagcacacacacacacacacacacacacacacacacacacacacacacacacacacacacacacacaaacacacacacacaggcctcgaAAATACTTGATGTGACACCCTTAACCCACAACACAGATGTGTTACTCATATTTAACTGttgttctttttcattttccataaaatattttatttattttttttttatagtttttGTCTCACAGCTGATTACACAGACTACTTATAGCAATGATAAATCTTATAATGTATCCCCTATAACAATTAGACTGAACAGTGAGTGTGGTTATAGGGAAAGGAAAATGAATGagggagaagggagggagggagggagggatggagagaataGATCGAAACATGAGGGTGTAGTGTTGAAATCTCACAGGTGTCGGAGAGGTCGAATCTACGCAGTCGACTGAAGCATTTCGGTGTTTCAACGAACTTCGGTCGGTGCAAATGAGAATTTCCTCCGTATTAGTAAGATAAATGTTACATCGAGACAAGTTGAACTAGGCTGCCTGAAGGACTTGAACAGATTCTCCGCTGAAACAGACGAGAGCTGCTCGTTATGAATTAACTTGTATCTGTTTTTGAGTCGAGACGCATTTTGAGGGGGGCATCGTCTCGTGGCGTGCGGTTTTTATATGCTTGTAGCCTCTGGCTCCCACGGCAGTGGGCTACCGCACTCGGTCACCGCGAGGACGCGAGCGCGCGCCGCCTGCACCCCGCGAGCGCCGTTCCGCGCGCTCATTCGTTCAGCACGGTCGCGGAGGATGCGTACTGCAAGCAACGACAGCAacttttaatttttttcctCACCAACTCGCCCACTTAGGATCACCACCAAGAGAAGGCTGACACAAAATTATATTTTCTAAAGGGGGGGATCGTTGAAGAAGGGTAAGTGTGTTCAACTTTACGGCTCAACATTCGTTTGCTGAACATTGAAAGTTGAGTGGCGGCACGTCGCTACCTTCTCACGCGCCACGAGGACAACAGGTGTGACATTAACGGCTGTTCGGGCACATTTTGGGCACATTGGGCACGGGACGACTGAAGAGAAATTTCTGTTTCTCTCAATGACGACGTGAAAAGGTAGCGAACAAGAACAAAAATAGTTCTTGTACAAGTTTGTGTTTTCACTTAAATTAGATTTCATCGTTGCTGAATGTTAAAATATATGATGTGTATTACTAAAGGAGGTTATCTTTAGCCTGTCTGATTTCCTCATCTGTTTTCTCCTCCAGTTATGGAATTTTATCAGTCCCTATGAATGGATCAGTGCTGGTTGTTTCACTTTCTAAAACGAGGCATTTTCATATTCTAAGACACCAGAGACTTTTTTCCTCAGTCCTGAGTCGGGGACGTCTACAAAAGCGCACAGCTAAATTTCATTTGGCAAGAGAATTTCCAAGTATCAATTAAATTTTATTTCCCGTCATGGAGCATTGAAATTCTCCCTTCACAACGTGAGCTCCTGGTACGCCTGCGTATAAAGTAAATGTTTTGTTCTGATGAAATACAACAGTTTGTCTTAGCACACGAGCCTTTCAGAATTGAATTTCACAATTGTTTCCTTTGTCAGCTACTGCTAAAGAGCCCCTATTCTGAGCCGAGGGACAAACAATTTCACTGATCTGGGATGAAAGAGACTTGTGTGCCCTAGAGGAATCCCCGCATAATAACCAAGCTCGTAAAACGGGGaatgaaagacaaaaaaaaaaagtctgaaaACAGAAAATTTGTAATAAACAGTACGGTAATTATTGTGTTCATAGTGGTGTAGCACTTAGGTGAACCAGAGCTCACAGATCTCATCTGTGCTTCTGTTTTCCCctgccactccctcactctcttccacctgtctctctttactgtcttctgtctttctgtccACTCTCCAACCCGTTCTGTCCACTagcccatccctctctccactcttctTGGTGTGTTCACATCACTCACAAAttatccatttatttattttttgccaaCACTGGTCTCATCTTAGACATCTTTGCTTCTAAGTTTTGTTTGTATATTAAAACTCACCATAACTCCTTATTTTCATACTGTTagtctgtgtttttgttcaCTCTCCTGTCCACACTGGCGGGCACCATTCCGCCCAAAGGAGACGAGGACTTTCTCGCCCTGGCCACCTCCCGGATAAGCCGTCGCAAGCGCGTTATAGGGGCGGCGGTGGGCGTGGCCATGGTTCTCATTCTCCTGGTGGCCATACCTCTATTGGTCCACAGCACAAAAGGGGGAGGAGCTGGAAGTTCAGGAAGTCATTATGAAATGCTTGGCAGTTGCCGGATGGTTTGTGACCCCTACACCCCTTCACAACATGGCCAAGAATTGACGGCCGTCTCCCCGCCGCCCCCTGATTTCACAAGCCGAAGAGGAAAATCTGCGTACAGAGGACCTCCGGGGCTCCCGGGACCACCTGGACCCAGAGGACCTCCTGGAGAGCCGGGAAAGCCTGGCCCACAGGGACCCCCAGGACCTGGTCCTAACGGTTATGTGCCCTCTTTCTACAGCCCGAAGATTGCTTTCTATGCAGGCCTACGCAAACAGCACGAAGGCAGTGACGTGCTCAAGTTTGACGATGTCGTCACCAATGTGGGCAACTACTATGAGCCCAGCACGGGCAAGTTCACTTGTCCTCTCCCTGGTATCTATTACTTCACCTATCACGTCCTCATGCGGGGAGGAGACGGGACGAGCATGTGGGCAGATCTCAAAAAGAATGGACAGGTGAGACCCTTTTGTTCTTTAAGATTTGAGTCAGTTACGCACATATGAGGTTATATCATCTATATTCATTGGTCGTGTTTCTGAAATTTATGAACATTTTTTGGAGTCTAGCTTTCGTTACCCATTGCGGTTGAGAGGTGGTCTTGGCTGTTGTAATTAACATGCGGTTCATGTGGTTCAACATACTCTGAGATTAAGACTTTGATACAGATGTTTTTTTTCACATGGCAAGTAATGTGTAAGACCTTGTAGGTCCACTGCTGTGGTTAACCATACTCTGCTATTTCATAATAATTCTACTTTCGGTAAAAAGTTCATTGAGAGCTTGTTGAgggatgttcaaataaaaacatgtttttcacATCTCTAAAATATTTTCTGTGAAAAATGTTTGTGACATAGTTATTTCTGGAAGACTGTTCTGAGCTGGCCTGCTGATGTGCCTCACCAGAGTGCCTCTCTGCAGGCCGTGGCTAGGTTGGCTTCACGGGAAGATGAACAGAGGCTTGGTTTCTTGCTTTTTGTGACAACTTGTAAATTTGGTTATCTATGTTCAGTCAGTGGATCTTTCCCTACAGCTGTTCCTATCTGAAGCAATACTACCATAAGCACCAGTGCGGGTGAATTATTCCTGACTAGTATGGTGCCCACAATATTTTCTGCCTTTCCAGTTACTTTCAGACGTTTTTGCATTTGTACAGGTAAACAAGACACTTGCCTTGACTAAACCTAACCCAGAGCATGATGATGAATGCAATAAGATGTATAATTAAAGCAGATAGTAATGCTTACCAGCTTGTTTACTATCCATATAAAGTGCCTTTGGGATATGAATTTTGCATTAGATTTCAGAGAGGGTTCAGAGAGGTTCTTCTAGGTTGAGTGATAGCGGTCCAGTAGGCCTTCCATGGTCAGGACTCAGCCGCTCATGTTGCCTTTGTGAAGAATCTCTGCCGATCGTTACGTGATGGATCTGTTGGGTTGTGGGTGTGCATGAATGCACGTCGGAGTCAAACACTTAGTAATCTTTGAAATTGCAGAGGTGTTTGATAATGGATTGTTTCTAATTATTGCTTCAACCATCATTAACTGCAGAAAGTGAGTtttagaaaaataaaacatacttATGTTGAATATTAACTATAAAACCCATACAATGTGTCCTGTGTTAATCAGTGAATTAGAACAATgctttaaccaacacaaaatcaCCCTCTATTGTAAATATCATTGTGGAAAAATTGTGAAGAACAAGTAGAAAGCACTGAGAATGCTGGGACAGTCTGACTCACATTGCTGTGCTATGGGCTATGTGCTGAATTGTAACAGGTTTTACTGAGTGGGTTTACTGAGTTTTGAACCTGACCCGTGCATGTCCGTGGTTCTCCGGGGACGACCTTCCTTTTACATTTACCTGAATCCATGTGAACATATTGCAAAAGCAAATGCTTGGCAGGCACATTCAGCACAGATGAAGTTCTATTTAAATACACCTATTGTATGTACTGGTGAAGCTGTGTGGCGCATTGTTGAGTTATTTAGATAATGTTACATGATTCCTTTCTGAACTGAAAATATGATTAATGTATAGTAATCATAAAAAAATGTAGTAGTTTTAAACACAAATAATGGAGATATCAACTCGTTGGGATTCAGACATTTCCATGCAACATGAGAAACTAAAGGGTTTCCAAATGCTAGCATTTAAAAGAAAGCAAACACTATGTAATGCTAATTTTGAAGATATCGGACACATTTGAATGTCCTCAGTAAGGGTTGACGTCTGTCGTCCTTTAGCCTGGCTACAGGAGGGGCGTGTGCCACTGCTGCTGCTGTAAAGGTTGTGCACTGAGGACAAATTATGGAAAAATAAATGGAAAATACATTTccaaagtggaaggaattttaTACACATATTACACATAGGTGCATTTTTGCTGTTGTCTGATAGCAGGATAGGGAAGACCAGCCCTTGAGCTGGATAGGTGACATTTGTCCCAGCAGTGGTCAGTAGattcttttttattttcaaTTGGTATGACAAGTCTGATGTCCTAGTGGCTGGCCTTGTGACGAGCAGACAATCAATAATATGACACTTTCAAGTGAACAGACAAAAAATATAACTTGCAGTTTCTTTCAGCGTTACTAAAATGTGTGAGAATTCACTCCCAGGATTGTGCCACACGTTTTGTTTTCCAAACGTAAATTATTATATTCGCATGGTATAATTTAACAAATACGCATTCAATTACAGTTATAGCCAGAGGTAAGATCATAGATTAGCATGTTGAAAGGGTCTACAGCAAAAGCTTAAACTAAGATTACTGCGTCAGGAGTCGTGCCGCTAAAACCACTCTGATCTTTTATGAAAACAATTTCGGGCTGCTTTCATTAGCAAACATCATTTTCACAGCGTGATGATCACCTTAAAGGGGGGTGTGGCCATGGTAAGCAGAAATGACTATCAAGGTGTGGATGAGCACACTGGCACTTcggataaataaataatgaatgtaAAACTGACGGCTTATTCATCCAGTTGTCTTGTCCCTCGACACTAATTAAAGACAGAAGGAAGAATATGGACAGCACAgaaaaggtgttttttttttttataaattacCTTTTCTAGAAGACCAGCTGTGTGCATGAGATCGAGTGATAACCCTGTCCACCATTCAATTTCGGAACACCGAAAGCTTCATAAATAAGCAAAAACAACTAATTGCTCCTTAACCGTTTAATTTTGCAACGGGAGCTGAAAATGTGCTGTTTTCTCACTGTTGACAGTTCTGACTGAGTGCAAAGGCACTCCTTCTGAGGAGATCAAAGTGAAAGCACATTAAAGAGGTCCTATGGCAGCCGTGTACAGTTTAGTATTGTCATGCTAGTCTGCTCCTCCTATTAAATCATTCATAACTCTTAGATTGGATCCTCTGCCCACCACCCGTACGCCTCTCTCCTGTATGTTCATTGATTGCCCATTAATTATCTTTTCActcaatttaattatttaacCCCATCTCAGTCCATCTCAAGCCCATCAGGTGGCCGTTCCTCACTAGGGTGATGGACCTCGTGTTCTTCCGATggagagagaagtgtgtggatATGTGAGTGAAGTGCTGGCTTCGTTGGTTTTAATGTGAtataaagagggagagagaggggggaaaaatGCCCTCAAGCAGAAATGGATGGGAAAAACACCTCG
This window contains:
- the c1ql4a gene encoding complement C1q-like protein 4, whose translation is MVLILLVAIPLLVHSTKGGGAGSSGSHYEMLGSCRMVCDPYTPSQHGQELTAVSPPPPDFTSRRGKSAYRGPPGLPGPPGPRGPPGEPGKPGPQGPPGPGPNGYVPSFYSPKIAFYAGLRKQHEGSDVLKFDDVVTNVGNYYEPSTGKFTCPLPGIYYFTYHVLMRGGDGTSMWADLKKNGQVRASAIAQDADQNYDYASNSVILHLDVGDEVCVQLDGGKVHGGNTNKYSTFSGFLIYPD